In a genomic window of Quercus lobata isolate SW786 chromosome 4, ValleyOak3.0 Primary Assembly, whole genome shotgun sequence:
- the LOC115986179 gene encoding probable receptor-like protein kinase At3g17420, with protein sequence MEIDGKPKKLSWRDLEVLTDSFSKENFIVNVQFGKLYRGKTPDAQELTVKIRWLPPDEVCTIVLCDDAIVDRLERELSVLTNPDLGNHPNLVKLIGYCCEDQGSHYGVVYDVRSKDSLLNLIEKDDFTWTQRMQAALGVARVLEHLHERNYLVCNVHPAHVILDQDSNPVLLDFSLRPDRTIAKRYPNYPCTVYYGYDGYIDPLFVHNGIASLSCANVRVTHGHCNFWVNACNVNNSVFTVVELLGCKSLLELQFYFSFWVKRADVFSFGIVLLELITKFVFDQSKCDAAREFPAGWAQRQYRQKLNSSSQPVGCLLVHKSFDSAPDFDVCDGVAITKLAVHCVDLDERKRPTMTQIVNYLQGIIDEWDTQSTEETAGKKKNSNAENERKSLLPLFDHED encoded by the exons ATGGAAATTGATGGCAAACCAAAAAAACTAAGCTGGAGGGATTTGGAAGTCTTAACCGACTCCTTTAGCAAAGAAAACTTCATTGTAAATGTTCAATTTGGCAAACTCTACCGTGGAAAAACCCCAGATGCTCAAGAGCTTACTGTCAAAATTAGGTGGCTTCCTCCTGACGAAGTATGTACCATCGTACTTTGTGACGATGCTATTGTTGACAGATTGGAG CGTGAGCTCTCTGTTTTGACAAATCCGGACCTCGGAAATCACCCCAATTTGGTGAAGTTGATAGGGTATTGCTGTGAAGATCAAGGTTCCCATTATGGTGTTGTCTATGATGTTAGATCAAAGGATTCTCTTCTCAACCTTATCGAAAAAG ATGATTTTACTTGGACCCAGAGAATGCAGGCGGCTCTTGGAGTTGCTCGTGTGCTTGAGCATTTGCATGAACGGAATTACCTGGTTTGCAATGTTCACCCTGCTCATGTCATTCTTGATCAG GATTCCAATCCAGTGTTACTTGACTTTAGTCTGCGACCTGATCGTACTATTGCAAAACGGTATCCAAACTATCCATGCACAGTATATTACGGTTATGATGGCTATATTGATCCACTTTTTGTTCACAATG GCATTGCATCTCTTAGTTGTGCTAATGTTCGTGTTACTCATGGTCACTGTAATTTTTGGGTCAATGCTTGCAATGTTAACAATTCTGTGTTTACTGTAGTGGAGTTGCTTGGATGCAAGAGTCTTTTGGAATTGCAGTTTTACTTCA GTTTTTGGGTGAAGAGAGCCGATGTCTTTTCATTTGGTATTGTACTTTTAGAGCTCATTACTAAATTTGTCTTTGATCAATCCAAGTGCGATGCTGCTCGTGAATTTCCTGCAGGATGGGCACAGAGACAGTACAGGCAGAAGTTGAATTCTAGCTCACAACCAGTTGGCTGTTTACTTGTTCATAAGAGCTTCGACAGTGCACCAGATTTTGATGTTTGTGATGGAGTGGCAATTACAAAGCTGGCAGTGCACTGTGTGGACTTAGATGAAAGGAAACGCCCTACAATGACACAAATTGTTAATTATCTGCAGGGTATAATAGATGAATGGGACACACAATCTACAGAAGAAACTGctgggaagaaaaaaaacagtaaTGCAGAGAATGAAAGGAAATCTCTTTTGCCGTTGTTTGATCACGAAGACTAA
- the LOC115983266 gene encoding putative cyclin-B3-1 isoform X2 translates to MGPGGRTINVSSRKSFTENVSQGVGDVHTSKRDSFRNKTMGQSRDSVVTNDRRTIRTSLISNRKSLPVLKRVTQAQANIQKENAESSDKGKERSGYPVPKAGKKVASRINNRSHLWQNRMSDGFLIMGKTNVEAHALTRKSVRPTVKTTLQATLAQRTLKSKNILNINKSTSVAAISSKNKEEAVTSSISENAAVVVPYEATQGKLPSAGAAVVVPQEVTQGQLPSDGNANPSTVSDVIPKKSKRRRSYTSLLMAGSKLLEDCGEVMKLEKLPNIDDNCNQLEVAEYVDEIYQYYWVTEAQNPSMENYMSIQTDITAHMRGILINWLIEVHFKFDLMQETLYLMVTLLDRYLSQASVKKNEMQLVGLTALLLASKYEDFWHPRVKDLISISAESYTRDQMLAMERLILKQLKFRLNVATPYVFMLRFLKAAQSDSKLEHLAFYLIELCLVEHESLKFKPSLLCASALYVARCTLHMTPAWTPLLCKHARYEESQLRDCAQMIIRSHKAAGKGQLRVSYEKYMRPDLSGAAAIKPLDRLPL, encoded by the exons ATGGGTCCAGGTGGAAGGACTATAAATGTATCCTCAAGGAAATCCTTTACG GAAAATGTAAGTCAAGGTGTTGGTGATGTACACACTTCCAAGAGAG ATTCTTTCAGGAACAAGACCATGGGTCAAAGCCGTGATTCTGTTGTTACCAACGACAG GAGGACCATAAGAACTTCTCTTATATCAAATAG GAAGTCTTTACCGGTGCTAAAGAGGGTGACCCAGGCACAGGCAAATATCCAAAAG GAAAATGCTGAAAGTTCTGACAAGGGCAAAGAAAGAAGTGGATATCCAG TTCCTAAAGCTGGCAAGAAAGTAGCATCCCGGATAAACAATAGGAGCCATCTTTGGCAGAATCGAATGAGTGATGGCTTCCTAATAAT GGGCAAAACTAATGTAGAGGCTCACGCATTGACAAGAAAATCTGTGAGG CCAACTGTGAAGACCACACTCCAGGCTACCCTAGCTCAAAGGACTTTAAAATCCAAgaacatattaaatattaacaaGTCAACATCTGTTGCTGCAATCTCCTCTAAGAACAAGGAGGAAGCAGTGACATCTTCTATTTCTGAGAATGCTGCAGTTGTGGTTCCATATGAAGCTACTCAAGGAAAGCTTCCATCTGCTGGTGCTGCAGTTGTGGTTCCACAGGAAGTTACTCAAGGACAGCTTCCATCTGATGGCAATGCCAACCCAAGTACTGTATCAGATGTCATTCCCAAGAAATCGAAACGGAGGAGATCTTATACATCTTTATTGATGGCAGGATCAAAG TTACTGGAGGACTGCGGTGAAGTTATGAAGCTGGAAAAGCTACCAAATATTGATGACAATTGCAATCAACTAGAAGTTGCTGAATATGTTGATGAGATCTATCAGTACTATTGGGTTACAGAG GCACAGAATCCATCAATGGAAAATTACATGTCAATTCAGACAGACATTACAGCTCATATGCGGGGCATATTGATCAATTGGTTAATTGAG GTACActtcaaatttgatttgatgCAAGAAACTCTATATCTCATGGTGACATTGTTAGACAGATATCTCTCACAAGCTTCAGTAAAGAAGAATGAAATGCAGTTGGTTGGTCTTACTGCACTCTTGCTAGCATCAAAATATGAAGACTTTTGGCATCCAAGG GTCAAGGATTTAATCAGCATCTCAGCCGAGTCGTACACAAGAGATCAAATGCTTGCAATG GAGAGGCTCATTCTTAAGCAATTGAAGTTTCGTCTTAATGTGGCTACTCCTTATGTGTTCATGTTAAGGTTTCTTAAGGCTGCTCAGTCAGACTCAAAG CTTGAACACCTGGCATTCTACCTCATTGAGCTCTGCTTAGTTGAACATGAATCTCTTAAGTTTAAGCCCTCATTGCTATGTGCATCAGCTCTCTATGTTGCAAGGTGTACCCTGCACATGACTCCAGCTTGGACCCCTCTGCTTTGCAAACATGCACGCTATGAAGAGTCCCAACTCAG GGATTGCGCACAGATGATCATAAGATCCCATAAAGCTGCTGGAAAAGGACAGTTGAGAGTCTCATATGAGAAGTACATGAGGCCTGATCTCAGTGGTGCTGCAGCAATAAAACCTTTAGATAGGCTTCCTCTTTGA
- the LOC115983266 gene encoding putative cyclin-B3-1 isoform X1 — protein MGPGGRTINVSSRKSFTGKMQENVSQGVGDVHTSKRDSFRNKTMGQSRDSVVTNDRRTIRTSLISNRKSLPVLKRVTQAQANIQKENAESSDKGKERSGYPVPKAGKKVASRINNRSHLWQNRMSDGFLIMGKTNVEAHALTRKSVRPTVKTTLQATLAQRTLKSKNILNINKSTSVAAISSKNKEEAVTSSISENAAVVVPYEATQGKLPSAGAAVVVPQEVTQGQLPSDGNANPSTVSDVIPKKSKRRRSYTSLLMAGSKLLEDCGEVMKLEKLPNIDDNCNQLEVAEYVDEIYQYYWVTEAQNPSMENYMSIQTDITAHMRGILINWLIEVHFKFDLMQETLYLMVTLLDRYLSQASVKKNEMQLVGLTALLLASKYEDFWHPRVKDLISISAESYTRDQMLAMERLILKQLKFRLNVATPYVFMLRFLKAAQSDSKLEHLAFYLIELCLVEHESLKFKPSLLCASALYVARCTLHMTPAWTPLLCKHARYEESQLRDCAQMIIRSHKAAGKGQLRVSYEKYMRPDLSGAAAIKPLDRLPL, from the exons ATGGGTCCAGGTGGAAGGACTATAAATGTATCCTCAAGGAAATCCTTTACG GGCAAAATGCAGGAAAATGTAAGTCAAGGTGTTGGTGATGTACACACTTCCAAGAGAG ATTCTTTCAGGAACAAGACCATGGGTCAAAGCCGTGATTCTGTTGTTACCAACGACAG GAGGACCATAAGAACTTCTCTTATATCAAATAG GAAGTCTTTACCGGTGCTAAAGAGGGTGACCCAGGCACAGGCAAATATCCAAAAG GAAAATGCTGAAAGTTCTGACAAGGGCAAAGAAAGAAGTGGATATCCAG TTCCTAAAGCTGGCAAGAAAGTAGCATCCCGGATAAACAATAGGAGCCATCTTTGGCAGAATCGAATGAGTGATGGCTTCCTAATAAT GGGCAAAACTAATGTAGAGGCTCACGCATTGACAAGAAAATCTGTGAGG CCAACTGTGAAGACCACACTCCAGGCTACCCTAGCTCAAAGGACTTTAAAATCCAAgaacatattaaatattaacaaGTCAACATCTGTTGCTGCAATCTCCTCTAAGAACAAGGAGGAAGCAGTGACATCTTCTATTTCTGAGAATGCTGCAGTTGTGGTTCCATATGAAGCTACTCAAGGAAAGCTTCCATCTGCTGGTGCTGCAGTTGTGGTTCCACAGGAAGTTACTCAAGGACAGCTTCCATCTGATGGCAATGCCAACCCAAGTACTGTATCAGATGTCATTCCCAAGAAATCGAAACGGAGGAGATCTTATACATCTTTATTGATGGCAGGATCAAAG TTACTGGAGGACTGCGGTGAAGTTATGAAGCTGGAAAAGCTACCAAATATTGATGACAATTGCAATCAACTAGAAGTTGCTGAATATGTTGATGAGATCTATCAGTACTATTGGGTTACAGAG GCACAGAATCCATCAATGGAAAATTACATGTCAATTCAGACAGACATTACAGCTCATATGCGGGGCATATTGATCAATTGGTTAATTGAG GTACActtcaaatttgatttgatgCAAGAAACTCTATATCTCATGGTGACATTGTTAGACAGATATCTCTCACAAGCTTCAGTAAAGAAGAATGAAATGCAGTTGGTTGGTCTTACTGCACTCTTGCTAGCATCAAAATATGAAGACTTTTGGCATCCAAGG GTCAAGGATTTAATCAGCATCTCAGCCGAGTCGTACACAAGAGATCAAATGCTTGCAATG GAGAGGCTCATTCTTAAGCAATTGAAGTTTCGTCTTAATGTGGCTACTCCTTATGTGTTCATGTTAAGGTTTCTTAAGGCTGCTCAGTCAGACTCAAAG CTTGAACACCTGGCATTCTACCTCATTGAGCTCTGCTTAGTTGAACATGAATCTCTTAAGTTTAAGCCCTCATTGCTATGTGCATCAGCTCTCTATGTTGCAAGGTGTACCCTGCACATGACTCCAGCTTGGACCCCTCTGCTTTGCAAACATGCACGCTATGAAGAGTCCCAACTCAG GGATTGCGCACAGATGATCATAAGATCCCATAAAGCTGCTGGAAAAGGACAGTTGAGAGTCTCATATGAGAAGTACATGAGGCCTGATCTCAGTGGTGCTGCAGCAATAAAACCTTTAGATAGGCTTCCTCTTTGA